TTAAATAGAAAATGAATCCTAATAGAATTAGGAAAAAGTGCAATGATTTCCTTACTAAATATAGTCATAAAAATCTAAGACATAAATGAATATTTGTTAACCCCCAAAAGACCAGGAAAAAtacgaaaaaaaagaaatattaatttaatcttaatctaaccttgatatatttttattaaataagttaGAAATTAGTCAATAAAATATACAGAGAAATGTTATTTTAATGAACTAGGTTAATTGATTTCCTTAATAATACAGTCGTAgtaataagaaataaaaataactaattaatCTAATAAGTGGTTAGGAAAAAATACATAAGAAATAACTACTGGGTTAATCTTGGTTTAACATTAACATAGTTTTATTAAATTATGTTGATTGATTTTCGTACTAACATACTTGTAGAAACTAAAAAATTCAATTGTATTTATTAACCCTAACAATAgactaagaaaataaaaagaaatactAGGTTAATCTGGGTTTAACctcaaaaatttgttttattAGTTAGGTTAAGATTGAATCCATAAGACATATTAAGAAATGgtatttttattaaagaaggtTAAGAATCAATTAGAAAATAcatggatgaagaaaagaaagggcAAACCATGTATACAACGACAAGAAatcaaagtcaaaaaaaaaaaaaaacatataaggacaAGAAAACGatcattcttttttctttttggtacattcagataaaaaaaattaactgaaagaaaaaatagcaaGATGTTACGGATATATAGAAATGCAAATGGCTAACTTGAGAGAATGAAAGAATCAAAACTCCTTGCTTCCCATGGCAGGAGGGACAACTCTGAGGGAGAGGAAAGGAGAGTTGAAGGACGGATCCAAAGGAACTGGGACGGCAAATATGAGTCTGCAAGTTACTAAAGGCATTTTTTCAGGAATATGAAACAAAAGTTTATCTTTTAAAAGGAAAATTTGTTAataggaaaaaaataatttatagctGCTCTGTTCCCCTCAAAAACAGCTCTGTTAATATCAGCAGTCTCGTTCCTGTACCACTAATCAAAATATGTTCGACAATAAATATATCAGCTTacagtaaatttttttttgatcaacaTCATTCATCAACAAATCTTGAGCTTGATAGTTATATTCAATAATCCTACTTCAATTCGAAGCCTACTCCTAGCTCTAACTTTTAAGCCAGGAGACTCAAAATTAAAATGGAGGAAGCATCACAAATTGTGAGGACTTCACTATCTTATTTCAGCATAAACGCACAACTTTGTGCATACACCAAGAATTTGCTCTCCATTTATTTCGAACTCAATGTTTTGATGAATAATGTAGCAAACTTAAAATCTTTCATTAAATATGAGAGGCTTGTTTTAAGAAAAGGAGGTTTCACCTGTTTCAAAATTACTGAATTCGTTCTTGAAACAGAAAGGTTGGAGCCAATGacccaaaaaaatatttagaaagcATATGGCAAACAGATCCAAAACAACATTCAAATAGATCGGTGTGACGGTGCGTATTCCCATTGTCGGAACAAGTTGGCCTAGTTATTTCTTTGGCAtggatgcatttgaaattattaTAAACGATAATAACACGGTCATGAAGCtgataaagtagaaaaattataTCATACGCCATATACACTGTATGAGGGTTGTTGCACACTAATCATGCATCTCGTTTTCTATTGACTTTATCTATCATGCGTTCATTTCGAAATAGCATGGTATAAAGTTGATATCACATGACATTGAACCACCAACCAAGGGACTCAAAAGTCCAAAAGCGAGGAATATTCTATCCCACAGATCACATAGGGCCCATGTTTAACTCATGCGCTCCCCTCGTCCAAGCCCCCACGGCCTTATCCATCTCTACTCGGGTCCGACTtaaattgtattttttttttttggtacaacgacgGCTCATACATAATGAATGTGGATGTAGCCTATAAGATCGAAAAGGATAAGAGCATACAAAGATAATGGAACCAAGGATCGGTTATCTCAAGTGAAACCTTCGAAGTGATGAGTTACGAAGGATGCCATTCAGTCAGCCACACTGTTAGCTTCTTTGTAAGCATAAGTGGCCTGATGGAAAAAACACATGACTCTGTACACATCACAAAGCACTCTGAACTTGCCTTCATCCATCCATCCACCCCGAAGGAACTATCACACAATCCATCGGTGGATCATTTTTTTTAGCCCGGTCCCTCCGCACTCCGACGCTAGATTCCACAATTCCACACCGCTTATTCCAGATCTTTTCTACGTGCGCCACGCGTTGCTCTGACCTCACCTCAGCTTTTATAAAAGACCTCTCTCGCTCTTTCGTCTTCCACCCTGGAATCAGCGCCCTCCCATCCTCCATGGCCTCCCTCGGAGTTCCTTCTATCTCCCTCAGCATCCCAAGCTCAGGCAAAACCCTCTCTCCTCTCCCGCAAGCCCGATCTCTAAAACCTTTCCACTTCTCTATTCCAAACCCTAACAAACCCCCCAAAGTAGCCGCTATCCCCCGCCGTCACAGCATCACCGCCTCCCTCTTCTCTAACAAGAAGGACACGTCTTCCTATTCGCGACCAAGTGCTCCTCTATTCCCACCCTATTCCATAATGTGTAATTCAATTCTCTTTTTTGCTTGGCCACTAGTACTAACTTCTTTTTCTAATAATCCTCAGCTAAGGTTCAGGAGATGTACGTGTACGAAATCAACGAGAGGGACCGCAGCAGCCCGGCCTACCTCCGCCTGAGCCAGAAGGAACACAATTCCCTCGGCGATCTCGTACCCTTCAGCAACAAGGCGAGTTTATCCACCTTTTATCCCTATCACATGAACCACCTAATTAATACTAACTAAAAATTCCTCCCTTTGGTTCCAGGTTTACCACGGCACTTTGGAGAAGAGGCTGGGGATAACGGCAGGGATCTGCATCCTGATCCAGCACGTCCCGGAACGTAACGGGGACCGATACGAGGCGATATATAGCTTCTATTTCGGAGACTACGGCCACATATCGGTCCAGGGGGCGTATCTGACCTACGAGGACACGTACTTGAGCATCACGGGCGGGTCGGGGGTTTTCACTGGGGTTTACGGGAAGGTTAAGCTCCATCAGATCGTATTCCCGTTTAAGGTATTCTATACTTTTTATCTCGAGGGGATACCGGATATTCCCGAGGAGCTTTTGGGGAAGCCGGTGCCGCCGTCCCCGGCCGTCGAGCCCACCCCCGCCGCCAAGGCCGCGGAGCCCCACGCGGCCGTCAAGAATTACACCAATTAGTTTGCTGGCTGGATGGCAAATCAAACATCTTAGTAGTCTTGTTACAAACCTGGGGTAGGATTGGTGGTTGTGTTTATCTGATGTATTCTTATCTATCAGGCTGGCGAATTAGTGTAACTTGGATTGTTTTAGAGCCTTTCTTAGGAAACTTTTTTTGATTCCACCTTTCTGTTGGTGTATGTCTATTCTAGTTCTAGTTTTAGTCTGTTATATTTCATGAATACCGCTACGGATCATCTGTTTTGAGTGATTACTGATTAATGCGGTACAGGGGGGAGAGATGATGCCACTTAGAGCTCTGGATATCGTTCAATTAATCATCAAGTTCCACATGAATTTGGTAATCTAAGAAGTGATCAAAATGAATGATCTTTGCCgctttccatatttttcatgtTTCACTGCGAAGTACGTATTATTTTGCTAGTGCAATTTATAATTACCTTGTGTGGCTTGCTCAGCGGTATTCGAGTCTTTCGTGCCCACTTACCACAAGCTTAACTTGGATCAAAAAAGGAATTCGCACAGAcacaaaatatatacatatattaattAGCAACTCTTTATTGCAGCTCTCAGTACAGGAATCTATGGTGCGTGAAGCACAAGCAATGGAAAGGGTAGGTAATGGGAGCCAAGAACTGGTTTGCTAGTTGCAGAGCACGCGTAATGTGTACAAATAGAGGACTAGGAAACGCCCAGTTGGTAGTTGAGATCCAGCACGGGTGcactgaaaaattgaatatagaAAGTATAGGAAGTGGAGAATCTTTAATGGTTTTAGTTGACAGCTCGGCTCGATTTAAGTGTGTTTTTTCGGTTGTCTTTGTAGCTAACAATTGTTGTTGTAATAATGGTCATGCTTCAGGCTATAAAACAATGGCCAAAGGCAGCAAGACGACGTTAAACAAATGGAAGCCATAAAAATTTTtacaataataatttaataattagtttaaaatttACTATTTTAACAAGATAATCTCATAGTAAGGAGAGGTGCACAATGTTTACTAATAGGAGTGCATTATGGGCTTTAGCATTTTAAATTCAGTGTCAGAAAGCACCAAGCAAGCGCACAAGTTTAGATCCTCTATCTTATGCATCCTGCAAGCTTGATCATATATTTTTCAGTGCGGTACATGGTGCAAGCAAAGATAAAATTAACATCCCAAATTACAAAATCTAAGAACTCTCGGTGTCATACGACGGACCTACCATGCAGAACCATGTAGCAAAGGAAGTAATAAACACACCTCGCACGTGAGTAAATTGCAATTTCTTTATAAAGCGGCAAACTAGGCAATTTCAAACTGGGAGGCAAACCGCGCCGTAGATTGGATTGCTACCTATGCAGCTTAGCATTCCAGAGAGATCCCTCCTACACCGCTGTGCTAGGTTCTTGCTCTTG
This portion of the Phoenix dactylifera cultivar Barhee BC4 chromosome 11, palm_55x_up_171113_PBpolish2nd_filt_p, whole genome shotgun sequence genome encodes:
- the LOC103709008 gene encoding allene oxide cyclase, chloroplastic-like, which encodes MASLGVPSISLSIPSSGKTLSPLPQARSLKPFHFSIPNPNKPPKVAAIPRRHSITASLFSNKKDTSSYSRPTKVQEMYVYEINERDRSSPAYLRLSQKEHNSLGDLVPFSNKVYHGTLEKRLGITAGICILIQHVPERNGDRYEAIYSFYFGDYGHISVQGAYLTYEDTYLSITGGSGVFTGVYGKVKLHQIVFPFKVFYTFYLEGIPDIPEELLGKPVPPSPAVEPTPAAKAAEPHAAVKNYTN